The Alphaproteobacteria bacterium genome contains the following window.
TGGCGATGGATTCTTCAACCAACAACCTGGAGCCTGCATTACAGACTTCTCCTTGATTTTCAAAGATACCGCGGGCAGCGGCCTCGGCAGCATTATCAAGATCCTCACAGTCTGCCATAATAATATGAGGTGTTTTTCCCCCACATTCTAGGGAGACATGCTTCATATTGGATTCGCCGGCATAGGTCATCAAAAGTTTTCCTACTTCTCCTGATCCTGTAAAGGCCAGGCAGTCTATATCCATATGCCTTCCTATGGCTTGCCCTGCGGTCTCTCCATAGCCAGGTATTATGTTCAGAACACCGTCGGGAACCCCTGCTTCTTTTGCCAAGGCCCCCAATCGAATGGCGCTGAGGGGTGATTGCTCAGCTGGTTTTAAGATGAGACTATTGCCTGTGGCAAGGCAGGGCGCAATCTTCCACATGGCCATCATAAGAGGATAGTTCCAGGGGATAATAGCCCCAATAACACCCAGCGGGGCCCGTCTTACCATTGCCAGTTTGGTGTCTGGTGTTGGTGCAACTTGGTCATAGACTTTATCAATAGCCTCAGCATTCCACCGAAGGCAATTCACGCTTCCAGGAATGTCTCCACTGTAACTATAGCTAATGGGTTTTCCCATATTTAATGTTTCTAGGAGAGCAAATTCTTCATGGTGCTTTTCAATCAGCTCCGCAAGTTTTAAAAGAATAGTTTTCCGTTCCTGGGGAGCAAGGCCACTCCATCGGCGGTCTTCAAAGGCCCTTCTTGCCGCAGATACAGCCGAATCCACATCCTCTTTATGGCAAGATGCTACCTGGGCAATTTCTTGGCCTGTAGCTGGGTTAATGGCGGGGAAAGTTTTCCCCGATAGGGCGGGAACATATTTCCCTGCGATGAAGGCACGTGTTTCGATTTTAAGTCCCTGCGCTTTCTTGATCCAAAAGTCTTTATTCTTCATTTTTCCCTCTCCTAGATTGACTATATTTTACACGCTGGGGCAAAAGGATCAAGGGAAGCCTTTTAGGAGAATAGATTAAATAAAACGGGGAGAGTTATGGGCTAATATTTTCCTTTCGCAACTTTTACACAAGCTGGATGGTGTTTTCTTCAAATTATGTT
Protein-coding sequences here:
- a CDS encoding aldehyde dehydrogenase, whose amino-acid sequence is MKNKDFWIKKAQGLKIETRAFIAGKYVPALSGKTFPAINPATGQEIAQVASCHKEDVDSAVSAARRAFEDRRWSGLAPQERKTILLKLAELIEKHHEEFALLETLNMGKPISYSYSGDIPGSVNCLRWNAEAIDKVYDQVAPTPDTKLAMVRRAPLGVIGAIIPWNYPLMMAMWKIAPCLATGNSLILKPAEQSPLSAIRLGALAKEAGVPDGVLNIIPGYGETAGQAIGRHMDIDCLAFTGSGEVGKLLMTYAGESNMKHVSLECGGKTPHIIMADCEDLDNAAEAAARGIFENQGEVCNAGSRLLVEESIAKPFLDKVLEHTKDWRVGDPMDPDTNMGPLVTKEQMDRVMSYIHCGDKEGAKKIVGGKQVMTESGGYYVEPTIFEGVTSKMTIAQEEIFGPVLAYMTFNGEEEAVKLANDTVYGLAAAVWTRDASKALRMATRIQAGSIWINCFDEGNITVPFGGFKQSGFGRDKSLYAFEKYTDLKTIWMSMD